The following coding sequences lie in one Flavobacterium cyclinae genomic window:
- a CDS encoding O-methyltransferase encodes MHSPFVFDLVTKCFYDNIKYPEYEVLKSYRKSLLANKNTIEVTDFGAGSRVFKSNVREISKIAQTAGITSKNAELLFRIVRYFQPKSILEIGTSLGLATNSLALGNPEAFITTIEGCKNTQDVAKKNFEKQFEGAFGRDFSYPKPNVNFVTTEFSSYFKTHHPSPITHHLIYFDGNHSKKATLAYFEALLPTISNDSVWIFDDIHWSADMEEAWKIIKNHPKVSVTIDTFQWGIVFFRAEQQKEHFIINPNKTISSHLFERIRF; translated from the coding sequence GTGCATTCGCCATTTGTGTTTGATTTGGTTACAAAATGCTTTTATGACAACATAAAATATCCAGAATACGAAGTATTAAAATCGTACCGAAAATCGCTTTTAGCAAATAAAAACACGATTGAAGTAACCGATTTTGGTGCAGGTTCACGAGTTTTTAAATCGAATGTTAGAGAAATTTCAAAAATCGCACAAACCGCCGGAATTACGTCAAAAAATGCGGAATTACTTTTTAGAATTGTTCGCTATTTTCAACCAAAAAGCATTTTAGAAATTGGAACTTCGTTAGGATTGGCAACAAATTCTTTAGCTTTAGGAAACCCTGAAGCTTTTATAACTACGATAGAAGGGTGTAAAAACACACAAGATGTAGCAAAAAAGAATTTTGAAAAACAATTTGAAGGAGCATTTGGTAGAGATTTTAGCTATCCAAAACCAAATGTAAATTTTGTGACTACAGAATTTTCAAGTTATTTCAAAACCCATCACCCATCACCCATCACCCATCACCTAATCTATTTCGATGGCAACCATTCCAAAAAAGCTACTTTAGCTTATTTTGAAGCGTTACTTCCAACTATTTCGAACGATTCTGTATGGATTTTCGATGACATTCATTGGTCGGCTGACATGGAAGAAGCTTGGAAAATCATAAAAAATCATCCAAAGGTTTCGGTTACAATTGATACGTTTCAATGGGGAATTGTCTTTTTCAGAGCCGAACAACAAAAAGAACATTTCATTATCAATCCAAACAAAACAATTAGTTCTCACTTGTTTGAAAGAATTCGTTTTTAG
- a CDS encoding ABC transporter ATP-binding protein yields MANPLIKITNIKRDFPLGNEIVYVLKGIDLEINKGEYVALMGPSGSGKSTLMNILGCLDTPTSGTYILNGKHVSEMQDDELAGIRNKEIGFVFQTFNLMPRTTALDNVALPMVYAGHSKSERVERATEVLTQVGLQDRMDHKPNQLSGGQRQRVAVARALVNKPSIILADEPTGNLDSKTSVEIMNLFNEIHANGNTVILVTHEEDIAAYAHRIIRLRDGLIESDSQNPNIKK; encoded by the coding sequence ATGGCAAATCCGTTAATCAAAATAACCAATATCAAAAGAGATTTCCCTTTAGGAAACGAAATCGTATATGTATTAAAAGGCATCGATTTAGAAATCAATAAAGGTGAATATGTAGCTTTAATGGGACCTTCAGGTTCTGGAAAATCCACTTTGATGAATATTTTAGGTTGTTTGGACACTCCAACTTCTGGAACTTACATTTTGAACGGAAAACACGTAAGTGAAATGCAAGACGATGAATTGGCAGGAATTCGTAATAAAGAAATTGGATTCGTTTTTCAAACGTTTAACTTAATGCCAAGAACAACCGCTTTAGATAATGTGGCTTTACCAATGGTTTATGCAGGTCATTCTAAATCGGAACGAGTTGAAAGAGCTACCGAAGTATTGACACAAGTAGGACTTCAAGACCGTATGGATCACAAACCAAATCAGTTATCGGGTGGTCAACGTCAGCGTGTGGCGGTAGCTAGAGCTTTGGTCAACAAACCATCAATCATTTTAGCCGATGAGCCAACCGGAAACTTAGACAGTAAAACTTCGGTGGAAATCATGAATTTATTCAACGAAATTCACGCCAACGGAAACACTGTAATCTTAGTAACACACGAAGAAGACATTGCCGCATATGCACACAGAATCATTCGTTTACGAGACGGTCTTATTGAAAGTGATTCACAAAATCCAAACATTAAAAAGTAA
- a CDS encoding MATE family efflux transporter translates to MNFSDYSKEFSQNLKLAYPIILGMLGHTIVGIVDNIMVGKLGPTELAAVSLGNSFVFIAMSLGIGFSTAITPLVAESDGKNDVAGGRSAFHHGLYLCTILGVALFSLIFFAKPLIAFMGQPEDVVEMAKPYLDIVGFSLIPLIMYQAYKQFADGLSETKYSMWATIIGNITNVTLNYFLIYGIWIFPELGIVGAAIGTIASRFVMLGFMHYMMNLKPKFHPYFKGFSLKEIKKEVNQKIIKIGMPSAMQMFFEVALFTGAIWLCGMIGTTSQAANQIALSLASMTFMFAMGLSVTAMIRIGNQKGLNDFVTLRRVAISIFLLTILIEVVFALLFVLLHTSLPYIFVDINDIKNLTENLEVIAISANLLLVAAVFQISDGLQVVVLGALRGLQDAKIPMYITFVAYWVIGFPISIYLGLETELKAVGVWIGLLAGLTAAAIFLYIRFNYLTKKLIKN, encoded by the coding sequence ATGAACTTTTCCGACTACTCTAAAGAATTTTCACAAAACTTAAAACTCGCCTACCCTATTATTTTAGGAATGTTAGGTCATACCATTGTGGGAATTGTGGATAACATCATGGTCGGAAAATTAGGTCCAACAGAATTAGCGGCGGTTTCATTAGGAAACAGTTTTGTCTTCATTGCTATGTCATTAGGAATTGGATTTTCAACAGCCATTACGCCTTTAGTAGCAGAATCTGATGGAAAAAATGATGTCGCTGGTGGTCGTTCGGCTTTTCATCATGGATTGTATTTGTGTACAATCTTAGGTGTGGCACTATTTTCTTTAATCTTTTTTGCCAAACCGTTAATCGCTTTTATGGGCCAACCCGAAGATGTGGTAGAAATGGCAAAACCCTATCTTGATATCGTTGGTTTTTCGTTAATTCCGCTAATTATGTATCAAGCGTACAAACAATTTGCTGATGGATTGAGCGAAACAAAATATTCAATGTGGGCAACCATTATTGGAAATATTACCAACGTTACATTAAACTATTTTTTAATCTACGGAATTTGGATTTTTCCTGAATTAGGTATTGTTGGTGCAGCTATTGGAACTATCGCTTCTCGTTTTGTGATGTTAGGTTTTATGCACTACATGATGAATTTAAAACCGAAATTCCATCCGTATTTTAAAGGATTTAGTTTGAAAGAAATTAAGAAGGAAGTCAACCAAAAAATCATCAAAATTGGAATGCCTTCTGCTATGCAAATGTTCTTTGAAGTAGCATTATTTACTGGAGCTATTTGGTTGTGCGGAATGATTGGAACTACCAGTCAAGCTGCCAATCAAATTGCATTGAGTTTGGCATCAATGACCTTCATGTTTGCCATGGGATTAAGCGTAACTGCCATGATTCGTATTGGAAATCAAAAAGGATTGAACGATTTTGTTACACTTCGAAGAGTAGCAATTTCCATTTTTTTATTAACGATACTTATTGAAGTAGTTTTCGCCTTGTTATTTGTACTATTACACACTAGTTTACCTTATATTTTCGTAGATATCAACGATATTAAAAACCTAACCGAAAACTTAGAAGTAATCGCAATTTCAGCTAACTTACTTTTAGTAGCGGCTGTTTTTCAAATTTCCGATGGCTTGCAAGTGGTGGTTTTAGGAGCACTTCGTGGCTTACAAGATGCGAAAATTCCAATGTATATTACGTTTGTAGCGTATTGGGTAATTGGATTTCCTATTTCTATTTATTTAGGATTAGAAACCGAATTAAAAGCTGTTGGTGTGTGGATTGGACTTTTAGCCGGATTAACAGCAGCCGCGATATTTTTGTATATTCGCTTTAATTACTTAACGAAAAAATTGATTAAAAATTAA
- the meaB gene encoding methylmalonyl Co-A mutase-associated GTPase MeaB — MFYIPTFFVFLHKAKFLLKTPNKKSALSEIHGVEQPETLSSVVASQIQQFRRKQPSAEELIAGILKSDKTALSRAITLVESMNPEHLAKANEVIKGCLPYANNSVRIGITGVPGVGKSTFIEAFGKYLTSLGKKVAVLAVDPSSSISHGSILGDKTRMEELVKDENAYIRPSASGDTLGGVARKTRETIILCEACGFDTIIIETVGVGQSETAVHSMVDFFLLLKISGAGDELQGIKRGIMEMADTIVINKADGDNVAKAKLAKTEFNRALHLFPAKSSGWIPKVTTCSAYEKTGIDAIWEIISEYFELVKSNHYFEEKRQSQNQFWMMETINEQLKSHFYNHPNIIQLLEENKKAVQNNEISPFAAAMYLLEQYFNK; from the coding sequence ATGTTTTATATTCCTACATTTTTTGTATTTTTACACAAAGCAAAATTCCTTTTGAAAACACCAAATAAAAAATCGGCACTTTCAGAAATTCACGGCGTGGAGCAACCCGAAACGTTGAGTAGTGTTGTAGCAAGTCAAATTCAACAATTCCGAAGAAAACAACCTTCGGCAGAAGAATTAATTGCTGGAATTTTAAAAAGTGATAAAACCGCTTTGAGTCGCGCTATAACTTTGGTTGAAAGTATGAATCCTGAACATTTAGCTAAAGCTAATGAAGTGATAAAAGGTTGTTTGCCATATGCTAATAACTCCGTTCGTATTGGAATTACTGGTGTTCCGGGGGTTGGAAAAAGTACATTTATCGAAGCTTTTGGAAAATATTTAACTTCCCTCGGAAAGAAAGTCGCAGTTTTAGCGGTTGACCCAAGTTCGTCTATCAGTCACGGAAGTATTTTGGGCGATAAAACCCGAATGGAAGAATTGGTAAAAGATGAAAACGCTTATATCCGACCAAGTGCTTCAGGTGATACGTTGGGAGGCGTTGCCAGAAAAACGCGTGAAACTATTATTCTTTGTGAAGCTTGTGGGTTTGATACGATAATTATTGAAACCGTTGGAGTAGGGCAAAGCGAAACTGCTGTTCACAGTATGGTGGATTTCTTTTTGTTGTTGAAAATTTCGGGTGCAGGAGATGAATTACAAGGTATCAAACGCGGTATCATGGAAATGGCAGACACTATCGTAATCAATAAAGCCGATGGCGATAATGTTGCAAAAGCCAAATTAGCCAAGACCGAATTCAATAGAGCATTACATTTATTTCCAGCCAAATCTTCGGGTTGGATTCCGAAAGTGACGACTTGTAGTGCTTATGAGAAAACAGGAATTGATGCGATTTGGGAAATTATTTCGGAGTATTTTGAATTGGTAAAATCGAATCATTATTTCGAAGAAAAACGCCAAAGTCAAAACCAATTTTGGATGATGGAAACGATAAACGAACAATTGAAATCACACTTTTACAATCATCCGAATATCATTCAACTATTAGAAGAAAACAAAAAAGCCGTGCAAAACAATGAAATTTCACCTTTTGCAGCGGCTATGTATTTGTTGGAACAATATTTTAATAAATAG
- a CDS encoding AEC family transporter: MENILLLFLCLILGVALQKVPQFPKNAYQSLNQYVIYVSLPALALYYIPKITISLALLYPIGVAWLGFGLSFVFFCALGTYFKWSKKLIGCLILTGGLSNTSFVGFPIIEALYGSEGLKTAIIVDQPGSFVVVTTLGILVAASFSRGNLSTSEIVLKIVKFPPFIAFTIALCCTLFSLEFPEALQNSFLRIGNTVTPVALVAVGLQLKIDTRSKHWSFLVLGLLFKLILMPAFFFLLYKIVLNGKGLEIDVSIMESAMAPMITGAILASNYGLKPKLSSMMIGIGIPFSLLTVAFWYWILS; the protein is encoded by the coding sequence ATGGAAAATATCTTACTTTTATTTTTATGTTTGATTTTGGGTGTTGCGCTTCAAAAAGTACCGCAATTTCCTAAAAACGCGTATCAAAGTTTGAATCAATACGTGATTTACGTTTCGCTTCCCGCTTTGGCGTTGTATTATATTCCGAAAATTACGATTTCTTTGGCATTGCTTTATCCAATTGGCGTTGCATGGTTAGGTTTCGGATTATCGTTTGTGTTTTTCTGCGCTTTAGGAACGTATTTCAAATGGTCGAAAAAGTTAATCGGCTGTTTGATTTTAACTGGTGGATTGAGCAATACTTCCTTTGTAGGATTTCCTATTATCGAAGCTTTATATGGGTCGGAAGGATTGAAAACCGCCATCATAGTTGACCAACCGGGTTCATTCGTAGTAGTAACCACTTTAGGAATTTTAGTCGCAGCTAGTTTCTCTCGAGGCAATTTAAGCACTTCAGAAATCGTATTGAAAATTGTAAAATTTCCCCCTTTTATTGCTTTTACGATTGCACTTTGTTGCACACTGTTTTCTTTAGAATTTCCAGAAGCATTACAAAACTCGTTTTTAAGAATTGGAAACACAGTAACTCCAGTTGCTTTGGTAGCCGTTGGATTGCAATTAAAAATTGATACGAGAAGCAAACATTGGTCGTTTTTAGTTTTAGGATTGCTTTTCAAATTGATTTTAATGCCCGCTTTTTTCTTCTTACTTTACAAAATTGTGTTAAACGGAAAAGGACTAGAAATTGATGTTTCTATCATGGAATCCGCAATGGCACCAATGATTACGGGAGCTATTTTAGCTTCTAACTATGGATTAAAACCGAAATTAAGCAGTATGATGATTGGGATTGGAATTCCGTTTTCGTTGCTTACAGTAGCTTTTTGGTATTGGATTTTGAGTTAG
- a CDS encoding FAD-binding oxidoreductase — protein MNPEILLALENIVGSAYIFTDEATRKTYGHDETEDLSFPPHVVVKPANTEEVAQILKVSNTYKIPTTPIGARTGLSGGALSIYGGIAISMERFNKIIEIDEKSLQVTTEPGVITQVLREAVAEKGLFYPVDPSSMGSCFIGGNIAENSGGARALKYGVTKDYVLNLEVVLPTGDIIWTGANTLKNSTGYNLTQLMVGSEGTLGIVTKIVLKLLPQNKHNVLLLVPFYKAEQACEAVSAIFRAGIVPSALEFMERDAIDWTIKFVDGLNVEVKDNVQAHLLIEVDGNYPEILMQEAEQILAVVEQFEIDEVLFADTDEQKNTLWKMRRSVAEAVKANSIYKEEDTVVPRYELPKLLKGIKEIGAKYGFQSVCYGHAGDGNLHVNIIKGNMTDDNWKTEVPKGIREIFELTVGLKGTLSGEHGIGLVQKNYMDIAFSKVHLELMERIKAIFDPNNVLNPGKIFPDGE, from the coding sequence ATGAATCCTGAAATATTACTTGCGCTTGAAAATATTGTTGGTTCGGCTTATATTTTTACTGATGAGGCTACTCGTAAAACCTATGGTCATGATGAAACGGAAGATTTGAGCTTTCCTCCTCATGTTGTGGTGAAGCCTGCTAATACGGAAGAAGTGGCGCAAATTTTAAAAGTTTCCAACACTTATAAAATTCCGACAACTCCGATTGGTGCGCGAACGGGTTTGAGTGGTGGTGCTTTATCGATTTATGGTGGCATTGCGATTTCAATGGAACGCTTTAATAAAATCATTGAAATTGATGAGAAAAGCCTACAAGTTACTACCGAACCTGGTGTAATTACGCAAGTTTTACGAGAGGCTGTGGCAGAAAAAGGCTTGTTTTATCCCGTAGATCCAAGTAGTATGGGAAGTTGTTTTATTGGCGGAAACATTGCTGAGAACTCTGGTGGTGCAAGGGCTTTGAAATATGGCGTAACAAAAGATTATGTGCTAAATTTAGAAGTCGTTTTACCAACAGGCGATATCATTTGGACAGGCGCTAATACCTTGAAAAATTCTACTGGTTACAACCTTACCCAATTGATGGTGGGTAGCGAAGGAACTTTGGGAATCGTGACAAAAATTGTATTGAAATTATTGCCTCAAAATAAACATAACGTATTGCTTTTAGTTCCGTTTTATAAAGCTGAACAAGCGTGTGAAGCGGTTTCGGCAATATTTAGAGCCGGAATTGTGCCAAGTGCGTTAGAGTTCATGGAACGCGATGCTATTGATTGGACTATAAAATTTGTTGATGGTTTGAATGTGGAAGTCAAAGACAATGTTCAAGCACATTTATTGATTGAAGTGGATGGCAATTATCCTGAAATTTTAATGCAAGAAGCTGAACAAATTTTGGCAGTCGTAGAGCAATTTGAAATCGATGAAGTACTGTTTGCCGATACTGACGAACAAAAAAATACGTTATGGAAAATGCGTCGCTCTGTGGCTGAAGCGGTGAAAGCAAATTCTATTTATAAAGAAGAAGATACGGTTGTTCCAAGATATGAATTGCCTAAATTATTAAAAGGAATCAAAGAAATTGGAGCGAAATATGGTTTTCAATCGGTGTGTTATGGCCATGCTGGTGATGGTAATTTACACGTAAACATCATCAAAGGCAACATGACCGATGATAATTGGAAAACTGAAGTTCCTAAAGGGATTCGTGAAATTTTTGAATTGACGGTTGGTTTAAAAGGAACACTTTCTGGCGAACACGGTATTGGTTTAGTACAAAAAAACTACATGGATATTGCGTTTTCAAAAGTACATTTGGAACTAATGGAACGCATAAAAGCCATTTTTGACCCTAATAATGTGCTGAATCCTGGGAAGATTTTTCCGGATGGGGAATGA
- a CDS encoding DUF2975 domain-containing protein, with product MEIKISAQQMLNVLYVLAWIIFIGLGIDAGGFLVNTFFTLFINPIGSSYFWNHIDLSSLYQFNQSHFVTLTSIMSIVAVLKAILFYLIIKIIHDKKLNLAQPFNKDVNRFIFSVAYLTLGIALFAIWGTNFSEKMVQQGVSIPSIQHLKIAGGDVWLFMGITLLVIAQIFKRGIEFQEENELTV from the coding sequence ATGGAAATAAAAATTAGTGCACAACAAATGCTAAATGTATTGTATGTATTGGCTTGGATTATCTTTATTGGACTTGGTATTGATGCCGGTGGATTTCTTGTAAACACCTTTTTTACTTTGTTCATTAATCCGATAGGTTCATCGTATTTTTGGAACCATATCGATTTGTCCTCCTTGTATCAATTTAACCAAAGTCATTTTGTGACGTTAACTTCTATAATGAGTATAGTGGCGGTTTTAAAAGCAATTCTGTTCTATTTGATTATCAAAATAATTCATGATAAGAAACTCAATTTGGCCCAACCTTTTAATAAAGATGTCAATCGATTTATTTTTAGCGTGGCGTATTTAACGTTGGGAATTGCACTTTTTGCGATTTGGGGAACTAATTTTTCTGAGAAAATGGTGCAACAAGGCGTTTCTATTCCATCGATTCAGCATTTAAAAATTGCGGGAGGCGATGTTTGGTTGTTTATGGGAATTACGCTTTTAGTGATTGCTCAAATTTTCAAACGCGGTATCGAATTTCAGGAGGAAAACGAATTAACAGTATAA
- a CDS encoding helix-turn-helix domain-containing protein, whose translation MAIIVNLDVMMAKRKMSLNELSEKVDITLANLSILKTGKAKAIRFSTLEAICKVLDCQPGDILEYTQD comes from the coding sequence ATGGCAATAATAGTAAACTTAGATGTGATGATGGCAAAAAGAAAAATGTCGCTCAACGAACTTTCGGAAAAGGTAGATATTACGTTAGCTAACTTATCGATTTTAAAAACTGGAAAAGCAAAAGCCATACGCTTTAGTACGCTTGAAGCAATTTGCAAAGTATTAGATTGTCAGCCTGGAGATATTTTGGAATATACTCAAGATTAA
- a CDS encoding HPF/RaiA family ribosome-associated protein has protein sequence MLVQIHTDKNIEGGSRFAEFFSNEIKNELARFDEIVTRVEVHVSDENGNKSTPNDKKCVIEARVEKKQPIAVTATADSPEKAFFEALEKIQRVLDTTLDKIKEH, from the coding sequence ATGTTAGTTCAAATTCACACCGACAAAAATATTGAGGGCGGAAGCCGTTTTGCAGAATTCTTTAGTAACGAAATAAAAAATGAATTAGCAAGATTTGATGAAATCGTAACCCGTGTTGAAGTTCACGTTTCTGACGAAAATGGAAATAAATCCACTCCAAATGACAAAAAATGTGTCATTGAAGCCCGAGTAGAAAAAAAACAACCTATAGCGGTTACCGCTACAGCCGATAGCCCAGAAAAAGCATTTTTTGAAGCTTTAGAAAAAATCCAACGTGTTTTGGATACCACTTTAGATAAAATTAAAGAACATTAA